From Coccinella septempunctata chromosome 4, icCocSept1.1, whole genome shotgun sequence, a single genomic window includes:
- the LOC123311700 gene encoding uncharacterized protein LOC123311700, whose protein sequence is MELQYDSDSDSDIEILHQLNDFRRYYDRPYIIRDRENHWDKWDDIEFIRRFRVSKTSARTILSEIEEKISHPTSRNEALNAMDQLLLALRFYATGSIQQAIGDFTGVHQTTAGRAIKRVTEAIAAKSNTFVKLNLPPRQQQLNHNGFYSIARFPRVYGALDCTHVRIQSPGLTLQQEQKGYIMNPTFEQEIVLRDVLEFGRGVSLYYLSE, encoded by the exons ATGGAATTGCAATATGATAGTGATTCggattcagatattgaaatcttgCACCAGTTGAATGATTTCAGAAGGTATTATGATAGACCATATATTATCCGTGATCGAGAAAATCATTGGGATAAATgggatgatatcgaattcattcgtCGGTTTCGAGTCTCCAAAACTTCTGCAAGAACAATCTTGAGTGAGATTGAGGAAAAAATAAGCCACCCTACCTCAAG aaacgaaGCACTGAATGCTATGGATCAACTTCTTCTGGCTCTACGTTTTTATGCCACTGGATCTATACAACAAGCAATAGGCGACTTCACTGGAGTTCATCAAACTACAGCAGGCAGGGCTATCAAGAGGGTCACTGAAGCAATTGCAGCTAAAAGCAATACTTTCGTAAAACTTAATCTCCCACCCAGACAACAGCAATTGAACCATAACGGCTTTTACAGTATAGCCAGATTTCCTAGGGTGTATGGTGCTCTCGATTGTACACATGTTCGCATACAGTCACCAGGA CTAACCCTTCAACAAGAGCAGAAAGGTTATATAATGAATCCCACATTCGAACAAGAAATTGTATTGAGAGATGTTTTGGAATTTGGAAGAGGCGTTTCCCTGTATTATCTCTCGGAATGA
- the LOC123311701 gene encoding uncharacterized protein LOC123311701 — MDTKSDNLRRSKRLQAKEAVRRAAASEGELKCDKVERKGYSAKDVEDQEMNHVKVTKSKSKISQSSIASRKRRAEIETAIQKKKLEQEMLDLQLALKLTEIEESEGTSESSSKQDDNSESIHESLEPNMEEWMDGRLPWNHGQDPYSIGREQDKYRTVKGKTDKMKAEEKVRDYSFDRNLSTSSTSRDENPITLPQITKIMTRQSLPKELPIFDGNPLDWPNFIYQYRNTSRVCGFSDEENQFRLQKCLKGNARSVVQSLLILPKNVNKVLDLLETRFGRAEYIISMLLDKIRRFSPIKEEKLEFFVEFSDEIKNFVATVQCLEENDHLRNPMLITEILNKLPISYKLLWIEHIAKIKVDIKLIELSNWLDEKANAIAQIHVPKFDKQQKYKLNRDVTLTTSDKISNKRCFCCNREIHPLSSCEKFKNLSVDARWSLITEKKICFSCLAPFHNIRQCRKKQICGIKDCKRPHHKLLHNQSRENNLVPQNSNAAETNCRVSDSMNALMKVLPVILCHNGKEVETYVLLDDASTITLIDEEFANSLDLNGPKQSLCLQWTNEDITHHDNDSRIVSFTIKGKNNGSKFQLRRVRTTKLSLPHQTVDVNNLRKNYPYINDKVIEMTNAQPKIIIGQDNLPLLVNRKLVAGPWNGPAVSKTLLGWVLHGNLKYGEKNPNSVCHIQSFDIFREKDDLNVLHDLVKEQWSLEKIENSQELAPSPLDRRAQRTLDTTMRRVGKRYETGLLWKKEDLVLPESKANAFRRLRCVERKMDKDKDYAEMYTKKFEEMEEKKYIRRLSKSEIEEESNKIWYLPHFGVINPNKPNKLRIVFDASAKSISLNDCLLTGPDLYNSLQTILLNFRIKQYASTADIKEMFLQVRVRKEDCYAQRILWRGMNRNVEPDVYEIMVVFFGSSCGPCLAQEAKNRNARDFAETFPEASEAIIRHHYMDDYLGNADELEDAKKLVRDVIYVHGQGGFVICNWIANDDRILEDVDMDLVAQGHKKLDSNNKDMVERILGVYWNPVEDTFCFQTKFNKIDRDILDNRRRPTKRDILKIVMSVFDPLGFLANFIVQGKIILQNIWRSKIGWDDEITHTLENQWQMWFSDLKNIYKFKIPRQYFSLNRHKSNIQLHVFCDASENCYAAVAYIRVQEEQAIQTNFVTVKTRVAPLRPLSIPRLELQGALMGARLGNYLKKEMNLNISSVFYWTDSTTVLHWIRSEARRFKVFVAQRLGEIQDITNIAEWRYICSKENVADDATERKISWDSQRWMNGPDFLRRNPEDWPREVETENFGIDPDTLEEKFGNVLIISTKTILSTPDALRFSKWQRLLRTTSYVLRFIDIMKRRCTGKGELSVEEINKAENLLFRKVQEESFMEEINALMQGEPFSSSSRLRTLNCFLSEQDGLLRLAGRLEKSELNVQTRKPIILDPQHKITKLIVQKYHEDVHHHGQEIVINNLRQKFWILRLRQTVKSIWNSCQLCKIRRATPRIPVMGLLPECRIQPTIRAFIKTGIDYFGPLEVTVKRSREKRYGAIFTCMTTRAVHLEIAHDLTTNSFINVLRQFGCRRGFPDEMYCDNGSCFKSAEKEITEEFKKIEKKEILDFTVMRKIKFFFNPPLAPHTGGSWERLIQSIKKIMKEILKCRYPPEHVLRTVLLECESILNSRPLTHVSLDSDDAESLTPNHFLIGPSNISPSFTETVEKDLNLMSSWRAAQRLADMFWSKWSREYLPTLVRSSKWYRDNGERSIQLGDVVIMVDPDGPRNLWQKAVVINVYPAKDGKIRTVDVRNSNHTIYRRHVAKLIVLDVKK; from the coding sequence ATGGATACGAAGTCAGATAATTTGAGACGAAGCAAACGACTTCAAGCTAAAGAAGCAGTGAGACGAGCTGCCGCAAGTGAAGGTGAATTAAAATGCGACAAAGTAGAAAGAAAAGGATATTCAGCAAAAGACGTGGAAGACCAAGAGATGAATCATGTGAAAGTCACGAAATCCAAGTCAAAAATAAGTCAGAGCAGTATAGCATCAAGGAAAAGACGAGCCGAAATCGAAACTGCTatacaaaagaaaaaattagagcAAGAAATGTTAGACCTACAATTAGCGCTGAAGCTGACCGAAATTGAGGAAAGTGAAGGGACGAGCGAGTCCAGTTCTAAGCAAGATGATAATTCCGAATCGATACATGAGTCATTGGAGCCCAACATGGAAGAATGGATGGACGGGCGCCTTCCATGGAATCACGGACAGGACCCATATTCGATTGGGAGAGAACAAGATAAGTACAGGACTGTCAAAGGTAAAACGGATAAAATGAAAGCTGAAGAGAAGGTAAGAGATTACAGTTTTGACAGAAATCTATCTACTTCTTCCACCTCTCGAGATGAAAACCCAATTACTCTTCCACAAATAACTAAGATCATGACAAGACAATCTCTGCCGAAAGAATTACCGATATTTGATGGAAATCCTCTTGACTGGCCAAACTTCATTTACCAGTACAGAAATACCTCAAGAGTTTGTGGATTCTCCGATGAAGAAAATCAGTTTCGTTTACAGAAATGTTTAAAGGGAAATGCTAGAAGCGTGGTACAATCTTTACTCATATTACCTAAGAATGTGAATAAAGTTTTGGACTTACTTGAAACTAGATTTGGACGCGCAGAATATATTATTTCGATGCTGCTAGACAAAATCAGAAGATTTTCACCAATCAAAGAAGAGAAATTGGAGTTTTTTGTTGAGTTTTCCGATGAGATCAAGAATTTTGTAGCTACGGTACAATGTTTGGAAGAAAACGATCATTTACGCAATCCAATGTTGATCacagaaattttgaataaactGCCTATCTCTTACAAACTTTTATGGATTGAACATATTGCTAAAATCAAAGTTGATATTAAATTGATCGAATTATCGAATTGGTTGGACGAAAAAGCAAATGCAATAGCACAAATTCATGTTCCTAAGTTTGACAAACAGCAAAAGTACAAGTTGAATCGAGATGTCACTTTGACAACTTCAGATAaaatttcgaacaaaagatGTTTTTGTTGTAATAGAGAAATTCATCCATTGAGTTcatgtgaaaaattcaaaaatttgtcAGTGGATGCTCGATGGTCTCTTATAACTGAaaagaaaatatgtttttcttgTCTGGCACCTTTTCATAATATCCGACAATGTCGAAAGAAACAAATATGCGGCATCAAAGACTGCAAAAGACCACACCATAAACTTTTGCACAATCAGTCGAGAGAAAACAATTTAGTTCCACAAAATAGTAATGCCGCTGAAACTAATTGCCGTGTTTCTGATAGCATGAATGCACTCATGAAAGTTCTACCAGTTATTTTGTGTCACAATGGTAAAGAGGTCGAAACATACGTTTTATTGGATGATGCTTCTACAATCACTctaattgatgaagaatttgCAAACTCTTTAGATTTGAATGGTCCAAAGCAATCACTGTGTTTGCAATGGACAAACGAAGATATTACTCATCATGATAATGATTCTAGGATAGTGAGCTTCACAATCAAAGGGAAAAATAACGGATCAAAATTCCAGTTACGTCGTGTTCGTACAACAAAATTATCTTTACCCCACCAAACTGTAGATGTGAACAATTTGCGAAAAAATTATCCCTATATTAATGACAAAGTGATTGAAATGACGAATGCCCAACCCAAAATAATTATTGGGCAGGACAATTTGCCGCTTCTTGTCAATAGAAAATTAGTTGCTGGACCCTGGAACGGACCAGCAGTGAGCAAAACGCTTTTAGGTTGGGTACTTCACGGAAATTTGAAATACGGCGAGAAAAATCCAAATTCAGTGTGTCATATTCAATCTTTCgacattttcagagaaaaagatGACTTAAATGTTCTTCACGATCTTGTCAAAGAACAATGGAGtctagagaaaattgaaaattctcagGAATTGGCTCCATCACCTCTAGATCGAAGAGCACAGAGGACTTTGGATACTACAATGAGAAGAGTGGGAAAAAGGTATGAGACAGGACTACTATGGAAAAAAGAAGACTTAGTATTACCAGAAAGTAAAGCGAATGCCTTCAGACGACTTCGCTGTGTCGAACGGAAAATGGATAAAGACAAAGATTATGCAGAAATGTACactaaaaaatttgaagaaatggaaGAAAAGAAATACATAAGACGACTATCAAAGAGCGAAATTGAAGAAGAATCAAATAAAATTTGGTATCTGCCTCACTTCGGTGTAATCAATCCAAATAAGCCCAATAAATTGAGAATCGTTTTCGACGCATCGGCAAAGAGTATAAGTCTTAATGATTGTTTGTTGACCGGACCAGACCTTTACAATTCTCTACAAACAATACTTCTGAACTTCAGGATAAAGCAATATGCTTCCACAGCGGACATAAAAGAGATGTTCCTTCAGGTCAGAGTAAGAAAAGAAGATTGTTATGCACAAAGAATACTCTGGAGAGGCATGAATAGAAACGTAGAACCTGATGTCTATGAAATCATGGTTGTATTTTTTGGCTCATCCTGCGGACCGTGTCTGGCTCAAGAGGCCAAAAATAGGAATGCCAGAGATTTTGCAGAAACCTTTCCTGAGGCTTCAGAAGCTATTATACGTCATCATTATATGGATGACTATTTGGGAAACGCAGATGAGTTGGAAGATGCCAAGAAATTGGTAAGAGACGTAATCTACGTTCATGGACAAGGTGGCTTCGTTATATGCAACTGGATTGCCAATGATGACAGAATTCTTGAGGACGTGGACATGGATCTTGTAGCACAAGGTCATAAGAAATTGGATAGTAATAATAAGGACATGGTGGAAAGAATTTTGGGTGTGTATTGGAATCCTGTAGAAGACACATTCTGTTTTCAGACAAAATTCAATAAGATCGATCGAGATATTTTGGATAACCGCAGAAGACCAACAAAAAGggacattttgaaaattgttatgtcaGTTTTTGATCCTTTGGGATTCTTGGCAAATTTCATCGTTCAAGGCAAAATTATTTTGCAAAATATTTGGAGAAGCAAAATTGGGTGGGACGATGAAATTACCCATACTCTCGAAAATCAATGGCAAATGTGGTTCTCagatttgaagaatatttataaattcaaaattccaaGACAATACTTCTCGTTGAATCGTCATAAGAGTAATATTCAATTACATGTATTTTGTGACGCCTCTGAGAACTGTTATGCAGCAGTTGCCTATATAAGGGTTCAAGAAGAACAAGCAATCCAAACCAACTTTGTCACCGTTAAGACTAGAGTAGCTCCGTTACGACCCCTATCAATTCCCAGACTGGAACTGCAAGGAGCTTTGATGGGTGCAcgtttaggaaattatttaaaaaaagaaatgaaCTTGAACATATCTTCTGTTTTCTATTGGACCGATTCAACAACAGTTTTACATTGGATAAGATCAGAGGCACGGCGATTCAAAGTATTCGTCGCTCAAAGGTTGGGAGAAATTCAGGACATCACTAATATCGCCGAGTGGAGATACATATGTTCGAAAGAGAATGTAGCTGATGATGCCACAGAAAGAAAGATTTCTTGGGACAGTCAGCGATGGATGAACGGTCCTGATTTTCTGCGGAGAAATCCTGAAGATTGGCCAAGAGAGGTAGAAACTGAGAACTTCGGAATAGACCCAGACACTTTGGAAGAAAAGTTCGGTAATGTTCTCATTATTTCAACCAAAACAATTTTGTCTACACCTGATGCTctaagattttcgaaatggcaAAGATTGCTTCGAACTACTTCTTATGTCTTGAGATTTATCGACATTATGAAGAGACGGTGTACAGGAAAAGGAGAACTTTCGGTTGAAGAGATCAACAAAGCTGAAAACCTTCTTTTCAGAAAAGTACAGGAGGAATCTTTCATGGAAGAAATAAATGCATTGATGCAAGGTGAACCCTTCTCATCGAGTAGCAGACTTCGAACACTAAATTGTTTTTTGTCGGAACAAGATGGACTTTTGAGACTCGCTGGGAGATTAGAAAAATCCGAATTGAATGTACAGACAAGGAAACCTATCATTTTGGATCCACAACACAAAATTACGAAGCTTATAGTCCAAAAATATCACGAAGATGTTCACCATCATGGACAAGAAATAGTGATTAACAATTTGCGacaaaaattttggattttgaGGTTGAGACAAACCGTCAAAAGCATTTGGAATAGTTGCCAGCTTTGCAAAATTCGACGTGCAACCCCAAGAATTCCAGTTATGGGTCTACTACCAGAATGCCGTATTCAACCGACTATCAGAGCCTTCATCAAAACAGGTATTGACTATTTTGGGCCGCTGGAAGTCACAGTAAAAAGAAGCCGGGAGAAAAGGTACGGAGCTATTTTCACATGCATGACGACTCGTGCTGTACATTTAGAAATAGCTCATGACCTGACAACCAATTCCTTCATCAATGTTCTTCGACAATTCGGCTGTCGGAGAGGCTTTCCAGATGAAATGTATTGTGACAATGGTTCTTGTTTTAAGAGTGCTGAGAAGGAAATTACCgaagaattcaagaaaattgagaaaaaagaaattttggatttcaCTGTGATgagaaaaatcaagtttttcttcaacccccCTCTAGCACCACATACGGGTGGGAGCTGGGAGAGATTAATACAAAGTATcaagaaaataatgaaagaaattttgaaatgcAGATATCCGCCAGAACATGTACTCCGGACAGTACTTTTAGAATGTGAAAGCATTCTCAACTCCAGGCCATTGACTCATGTATCACTTGATTCGGACGATGCAGAAAGTTTGACTCCCAATCATTTCTTGATTGGACCATCCAATATTTCACCATCATTCACCGAAACTGTAGAAAAAGACTTAAATTTGATGTCTTCTTGGAGAGCTGCACAAAGGTTAGCTGATATGTTTTGGTCAAAATGGTCAAGAGAATATTTACCTACGTTAGTCAGAAGCAGTAAATGGTATAGAGACAATGGAGAAAGAAGCATACAACTGGGTGACGTTGTTATAATGGTGGATCCAGATGGACCTAGGAATTTATGGCAGAAGGCTGTTGTTATCAACGTCTACCCAGCAAAGGATGGGAAAATAAGAACAGTGGATGTTAGAAACTCCAACCACACCATTTATCGAAGACATGTTGCAAAACTTATTGTTTTGGATGTTAAGAAGTAA